In the Chroococcidiopsis sp. SAG 2025 genome, one interval contains:
- a CDS encoding Rrf2 family transcriptional regulator — protein MKLTTRGHYSVKALLDLSLQPNYTPVAVKAIAARQEIPAPYLEKLLIEMRRAGLVTSVRGVQGGYKLARSPAAISLGEILAAVGETIEPLPHHQPEPGQAEDWVTFTLWQRLHQKMREALYSITLADLYYDARSWQAAQGEETNFVV, from the coding sequence ATGAAACTGACAACTAGGGGTCACTACAGCGTTAAAGCATTGCTCGATCTGAGCCTGCAACCAAATTACACTCCGGTAGCAGTTAAAGCAATTGCCGCTCGGCAAGAAATTCCTGCTCCTTATTTAGAGAAATTACTGATTGAAATGCGACGAGCAGGATTAGTCACATCGGTGCGGGGAGTCCAAGGAGGATACAAATTAGCGCGATCCCCTGCGGCAATTTCATTAGGTGAAATTCTCGCTGCTGTCGGAGAAACTATCGAACCTTTGCCCCATCATCAACCAGAACCAGGACAAGCAGAAGATTGGGTCACTTTTACGCTCTGGCAACGATTGCATCAAAAAATGAGAGAAGCATTGTATAGTATTACTCTTGCCGATCTCTACTACGATGCCCGTAGTTGGCAAGCCGCTCAAGGAGAAGAAACAAATTTTGTTGTTTAG
- the cbiB gene encoding adenosylcobinamide-phosphate synthase CbiB yields MSGYQLILNSEFKILALVTAAVLDYLISDPWDFPHPVRVMGWLISQFNYFAFKYLRSERSLYWAGVVLGLGLILGSGAVSWLMVYIASQLHPLLGLVTDSILLASCFAGRSLRTAAEDVLQPLKTGDLVQARAKLSLYVGRDTQELSAPEILRAVLETVAENATDGVMAPLFYAIASAFIPYTNVAFLPLAYKAASTLDSMVGYREAPYTHLGRFSAKLEDRLTWLPCRLTLLTLALRSLKPMYVWQMCQRDAIKDPSPNSGWSECAYAAVLGVQLGGTNWYRGVAKQKPLLGNATYPITAEKIHQALQLTRYCFLLWLSLAIGALAITTYSF; encoded by the coding sequence GTGAGCGGTTATCAGTTAATTCTAAATTCGGAATTCAAAATTCTCGCTCTAGTCACTGCCGCAGTTTTAGACTACTTAATTAGCGATCCTTGGGATTTTCCCCATCCAGTGCGGGTGATGGGATGGCTAATTTCTCAGTTTAATTATTTCGCATTCAAATATTTGAGATCGGAGCGATCGCTCTACTGGGCGGGTGTGGTTTTAGGTTTGGGATTAATTCTTGGCAGTGGTGCTGTTAGCTGGTTAATGGTTTACATTGCTAGCCAATTACATCCATTACTGGGTCTAGTGACAGATAGCATTTTATTAGCCAGTTGTTTTGCTGGGCGCAGTCTCAGAACAGCAGCAGAAGATGTTTTGCAACCTTTGAAAACTGGCGATTTGGTACAAGCGAGAGCAAAATTAAGTCTTTATGTTGGTAGAGATACGCAAGAACTCTCAGCACCAGAAATTTTGAGAGCAGTCTTAGAGACAGTAGCGGAAAATGCCACTGATGGGGTCATGGCTCCTTTATTTTACGCGATCGCCTCTGCCTTCATACCATATACAAATGTGGCGTTTCTGCCCTTGGCATACAAAGCAGCAAGTACTCTCGATTCGATGGTAGGTTATCGAGAAGCACCATACACTCATTTAGGCAGATTTAGCGCTAAATTGGAAGACCGATTGACGTGGTTGCCTTGTCGTTTGACATTATTAACTCTCGCATTGCGATCGCTTAAGCCTATGTATGTGTGGCAAATGTGCCAGCGGGATGCAATTAAAGATCCTAGTCCTAATTCGGGTTGGAGCGAATGCGCCTATGCAGCTGTCTTAGGCGTGCAATTAGGAGGGACAAATTGGTATCGGGGAGTAGCCAAGCAAAAGCCTTTACTTGGAAATGCAACTTATCCCATCACAGCCGAAAAGATCCATCAAGCTCTACAACTGACAAGGTATTGTTTTCTCTTGTGGTTGAGTTTGGCAATCGGGGCGCTCGCAATTACCACTTATAGCTTTTAG
- a CDS encoding urease accessory protein UreF, translated as MDVEQLSILNLLQLTSPALPVGAYSYSEGIETLVEWGAIADAKSLQHWLERELHFGAIRIEAAMVVRAYNAVATSNLTDLNYWNSWLSAARETEELRNSSWQMGRSLVRLLLELEPQLESIFNAVGHSVNYAIAFGVAAHCWQIPQDAAVLGYLHSWATNLVTAGIKLIPLGQTAGQQILINLQTHIVDASAKILVLTDDEFSSCSWGLSLASMAHETQYTRLFRS; from the coding sequence TTGGATGTGGAGCAATTGAGTATTCTCAATTTATTGCAATTGACGAGTCCGGCTTTACCAGTAGGGGCTTACAGTTATTCTGAGGGTATAGAAACGCTGGTAGAATGGGGGGCGATCGCAGATGCTAAAAGTTTGCAACATTGGTTGGAACGGGAATTGCATTTTGGCGCAATTCGGATTGAAGCGGCGATGGTGGTAAGGGCATACAATGCTGTTGCGACCAGCAATTTAACAGATTTAAATTATTGGAATAGTTGGCTGTCGGCGGCGCGAGAAACGGAAGAGTTGCGTAATTCTAGCTGGCAAATGGGGCGATCGCTGGTGCGGTTGTTGTTGGAACTTGAGCCACAGTTAGAATCTATATTTAATGCGGTAGGTCATTCAGTGAATTATGCGATCGCCTTTGGAGTGGCTGCTCATTGTTGGCAAATTCCCCAAGATGCAGCTGTTTTAGGTTATTTACATAGTTGGGCGACAAATCTAGTGACTGCTGGAATTAAACTGATTCCCTTGGGACAAACTGCCGGACAACAGATTTTAATCAATTTACAAACTCATATAGTTGATGCATCTGCCAAGATTCTAGTTTTAACAGATGACGAGTTCAGTAGTTGTAGCTGGGGTTTATCGCTGGCTAGTATGGCTCACGAAACTCAATATACGCGCTTGTTTCGGAGTTAA